The following coding sequences lie in one Rutidosis leptorrhynchoides isolate AG116_Rl617_1_P2 chromosome 6, CSIRO_AGI_Rlap_v1, whole genome shotgun sequence genomic window:
- the LOC139851636 gene encoding peroxidase N1-like has translation MEVPSHNKNVILFVILLATFVTMALGQGTRVGFYRTSCPRVETIVQTAVQTAVRSNPTIAPGLLRMFFHDCFVNGCDASILIDGSASEKTGGPNSLLRGFEVIDAAKTQLEAACPGVVSCADILALAARDSVVQTGGTGWPVPLGRRDGRVSQATDTANLPAFNDPINVLIKKFSDKGLNTQDLVALSGAHTIGTAACALFSYRLYNYNNTNGPDPTIDPAFLPTLQNLCPNGGDGSTRVPLDTGSVGSFDNSYYSNLRNQRGVLESDAALWNEPTTQRFVQRFLGLRGLAGLTFNVEFGRSMIKMGNVEVKTGTQGEIRKICTAIN, from the exons ATGGAGGTTCCTTCCCATAACAAAAATGTTATCTTGTTTGTTATTTTGTTAGCCACCTTTGTCACCATGGCACTAGGCCAAGGCACCCGGGTTGGGTTTTACCGGACCTCATGCCCAAGGGTCGAAACCATCGTGCAGACCGCCGTGCAAACAGCTGTCCGTTCTAACCCGACAATCGCACCTGGTTTACTAAGAATGTTCTTTCACGATTGCTTCGTTAATGGTTGTGATGCATCTATTCTTATCGATGGTTCAGCGTCTGAGAAAACCGGGGGCCCTAACTCACTGTTGAGAGGCTTTGAAGTCATCGATGCTGCAAAGACTCAGCTCGAAGCAGCTTGTCCTGGAGTGGTCTCATGTGCTGACATTCTTGCCCTTGCTGCCCGTGATTCTGTCGTGCAGACCGGAGGAACAGGGTGGCCAGTGCCATTAGGCCGCAGAGATGGCAGAGTTTCACAGGCGACTGACACCGCAAACCTGCCCGCTTTCAATGACCCGATTAACGTTCTGATCAAAAAGTTCAGTGACAAAGGTCTTAACACCCAAGATCTTGTTGCCCTTAGTG GAGCCCACACAATTGGTACAGCTGCATGTGCATTATTTAGCTACAGATTATACAACTATAACAACACCAATGGGCCCGACCCGACTATTGACCCAGCATTCCTTCCCACGTTACAAAATCTTTGTCCCAATGGTGGAGATGGTTCAACGCGTGTGCCTCTAGACACGGGCAGTGTGGGAAGCTTCGATAATTCGTACTACTCGAATTTGAGGAACCAAAGGGGAGTACTTGAATCCGATGCTGCGTTGTGGAACGAACCAACGACACAACGGTTTGTGCAACGGTTTCTTGGACTTAGGGGACTGGCTGGGTTGACTTTCAACGTTGAGTTCGGAAGATCAATGATTAAGATGGGTAATGTTGAGGTGAAGACAGGGACTCAAGGCGAAATTCGTAAGATTTGTACTGCAATTAATTAA